The genomic interval CCTCGTGGACTCATAACTCACACATTAAACCCTATACACCtcctgtcccagatttttctgattctccccaggaggacactccttcacaatacacctgtgaccgaatCGGCAACCTCCGCCTCCGGCTCctcagggaagagcaccaacccacggGACAGACGTCAACTGATGAACCTGAGGGGGACactgcccccatcttacagactctacgagaaatcaccccgacCATGACACCACCTCCATCTCGCTGTCGAGCTCACGGTCGGTTTGCAGTACACCCATATGACCCTGAACACATttagttatgagttcatcgcccactgtcagcatgaagccgctccagaagatggaccatcgaccctcagcaaccccttaggaataagggtcgtatgtctttgaggggggaatgatgggggccccccatgcaccatgaaaaggttgcagatattgtttgaatgtacgcggttctgttgccatatctggtatgggccttagaccctgcagcccactggctgggtccaggaaccaaaccaaataaggaggcagactccacccagctctgtaccaaatctgcactaatccagtccccactgttttcaaatctaccaatcactgtgatcagcaacagcagtatataagcccattgtatcgggcactcggggccttttcccttaaggaaatgagcctgccaggtgtgttaccccctattcagtcttcggccttaccaataaaaactttattaaaaactttcggcagtcacatgctgtctgactaattctttagtcgcccggcgacttggtggccatccggaacaaccgccaccATCAATTTGACACAACAGAAATTTTGCAGTGGGGTGGGAAGCTGGGTCATTCTTTGGAGAGGTCTCATTATCTGCCTGGAGACAGTGTCACAGCCAAAGTGAGTGACACAGTAATCAcagccctgggggagatgagcTCACATCATCTTCTCCCTATAACTGCTGCTGCCCAACTGTAACTTCACAAGGCATTACATGATCCAGTGAGAACATACGGAGCACTGGGTGAGTCTCTTTTGGGCTCGGGGCTCTTCTCTAGAAAGGGAATGGAGAAATGATGAAAAACAAGGTTTAAGCTCAGGGTCATGGGATGTGATCATGTAACAGGAGAGATTTCTGAATGGGATCCGTGCGAATAGCTACTTTCTAAGTGTCTCTGCCCTGCTTATTTCTACCTCTAACTGCTTGTGTTAAACTCAGTCAGGGGAACCCGAACTGATAGAAGATTCTAGGGGGCAGAATCACTTGGTTCCACTGAACTCGACAGATAGCAAATATAGATAGATTCTCAGTTTAAAATGTCTGCTGGTTCTTTGTGTTGCCTTGCTTACCCTGACTCTGTGTGCTCCCTCTCTGTCAGAAATTCATGTTCTGCAGGGATCCTGGGAAAGTAATCAAGGGTGGGTGAAAAGGAATATGGAAGAGGAATCTCAAGAAATTATCAAAATAATGACTAACCGTTCCTGGAATTAATATTCTGTCCTTGGATTTCCATAGCCTATATCTTTCCGAGAACGCCTTCTTGTCTTCGATGTTATTTTGTCTCCACTTCATGGTGCAGCACAGGTGATCTCTATTATCCCGATGAAGAAAACAAGTATCAGAGATGTTGAGTCTCAgtccagatcacacagcatatcAGTCACagaaccagattagaacccagaatgacTCAGTGTCCAGCCAACCACTGAACCATGCAGCAAGAAATGCCAATGTGTTTTATCTTCGTAGTGAAGCTTTCTGAAGTATATACTCTAAgggattccagcacttagaacagtgttttgcacatagtaagcccttaataaatgccgtcattattattatctttgaagtGATCTTAGAAGTTTTCCCCCACAGGGGCTAAAGCTGATTTTCCAGAGATTTCACTTCTATCAAGCAGAAATTGCTTCTTCTAGAAGTCACTGAAGTTTTGGTCGCTCCTTGATCAAATTCACCCTAGAAGCAGCCCCTACACTGGAAGTCTTAGCCCAATTCTCCCTGTTCTTTTGAGTTTCCTGGAGTCTTACCCACATCCCAGAATCAACCCCGATTTTCTTCCATCACCCCACATCCTTCTCTGTATTCCAAatgtatttttgtattttttttcttggGTTTCCTGGAGTCTTACCCACATCCCAGAATCAACACCGATTTTCTTCCATCACCCCACATCCTTCTCTGTATTCCAAatgtatttttgtattttttttctgtCTGTAATGTAATAGATGTCTGCTGCTGCAGGTAGCAGCGCTGCTCTTGCAGTCCCCTCTCACTAGAGCTATaaagttgtggggctgaggggctgcACTGGGGCAggcagtggtggaggaggaaagtggggcccagagaagaagatcTATGATCCTACTTCATCCCACACCtccacttccttcttctctcttgcTGCCGTCACCTGCTCAcctacataatcataataattttggtatttgttaagcacttattatgtgcaaaacactgttctaagcactggggaggatacaaagtgatcaggttgtcccatgtggggctcacagttttaatccccattttacagaggaggtaactgaggccgagagaagattagtgacttgcccaaagtcacacagctgacaagtggtggagccaggatttgaacccatgacctctgactcccaagcccatgctctttccactgagccacgctgcttctcgctgagcTCCAGCATCAGTTCACCATCTCAGTGACTCCGGTCTAGGAAAGGGGGGGCAATAAGATCTGCAGCTGCCCTAGAGGGGTCTTTTGCTTTGGGGTTGCAgggtggaggggagcagaggagagaagaTTCAGAGTGCCTGGGATGAGACCCTATGAATGCTatggagtaacaataataataataatgttggtatttgttaagtgcttactatgtgccaagcactattctaagcactggggtagatgcaaggtaaggtCGGAGCAGAATAGTTTTGCAAAACTAGAAGGGAAAAGGTTGGAgtacataggttctgtggctTCTAGAGGAGTAAAATTCTCTCCTTCAGTAGTAACATTCCAGACAAAAAGCTGACTCACAgcaggggctggggtagataataataataatggcatttgttaggcatttactatgtgcaaagcactgttctaagtgctggggggatacaaggtgatcagcgtaggagaagcagcgtggctcagtggaaagagcatgggcttgggagtcaggttatgggtttgaatcccggctcctccacttgtcagctgtatgactttgggcaagtcacttaacttctctgtgcctcagtgacctcatctgtaaaatgggaattaagactgtaagccccatgtgggacaacctaattaccttgtatctaccccagtgcttagaacagtgcttgccacatagtaagcgcttaacaaatgccatcatcatcatcagtttgccccaagtggggctcacagtcttaatccccattttacagatgaggtcactgaggctcagaaaagttaagtgacttgcccaaggtcacgcagctgtcatgtggcggagccaggattcgaacctatgacctctgactcccaagcccgggctctttccactgagccacgctgctttgcaaacTTCCCAGTCCTGATTGCCTCTGAAGGTAGCATGAGCAACCACCAGGAATCTGAGTGGGGATTGCCCTGTGTAAAGGACTTTGCTGCCCTGATTCCATTATCACAGGATGAACCAATGCCAGTTGTGAAACTTGTTCTGGGGGCTAGGAACAAGGATAAGCCACATAGACGGAAGATATGAAGTTGAGGGTCTCTTTCCGATCAGGTCAAGGTGAGCTCAAGtgaggagagcagcaggaggagctgcCTAGAGGACCCTGGAAAAACCCAGTAGAGAGGAGAGCccatgggagaggaaagaggagcccAGATCTGCATCAGACTACAGGCTGCATTAACTAAATAATTAATAACCGTGGTACTAGagaagtgcttgctatttgccacaccctgtgctaaatgctgggatagatacactataatcaggttgaacacagactttGTCCCATTCGGAGCTCACAAcgtaaaggggagggagacagttaTTTAATTGCAGTTTAAAatatgtggaaattgaggcacagaaaattcaagtgatttaccaaaggtcacacagcagacaagtgctgggatgagaatccaggtcctctaactcccagacctgtgctctttccattattcgttcattcattcattcaattgtatttattgagcgcttactgtgtgcagagcactgtactaggggcttgggaagtacaagtcggtaacagatagagatggtccctacccaacagcgggctcacagtctagaagggggagacagacaacaaaacaaaacatataaaccaaataaaataaatagaataaatatgtacaagtaaaataaatagagtaataaatatgtacaaacatatatacatatatacaggtgctatggggaggggaaggaggtaaggcggggggtatggggagggagaggagggggggaggaaggagggggctcagtctggggaggtctcctggaggaggtgagctctcagtggggctttgaagggaggaagagagctaggttggcggatgtgcggagggagggcattccgggcccgttatgggcaaggcatgtgtctgctaattctgctgtattgtactcctccaattgcttagtacagtgctctgcacatagtaagtgttcaataaatatgattgaatgattgattgattgattattgaagttCAGTTGGTGTCCTTTTAAGCTAATCTTGATCCTGTTGTAATATGTGTTGGCTTGTTTTTGATTACTGTTTGTGGTTATGCCCAACACTGAAACCTGCCTTTAACTTTAGTAACATGCTTAATGCATCTGAACCCTAAATGAAATACTGGTGGGTCTGGAATCGTGTGTTTTCCCCAACCCAtttgagagtgggagggaggatggaaaacCCCCCAGCAAAGcacctcttccaagttcttaggtaGGTCAAGAGTGGTGAACACCCACTTTGGCCTGTGCTGATTGCAGATGATTGGACAACCACGGGAATTTCTAAGTGAATTAGCTACAAATCAACTGATAATTTAAATGTCCCTTTCTCCAAGCATGTTCACTGCTAATCTTCACAGATTTCCCTAAAGGAATGTGCTGTATTTTACAAGTAAATACAGAAATTCCTTGGAATAATGGCATTGATAAATTCCATTTGAAATAGTGAATTTTCATGGGGTTCCATTTCTCTCACCATTTCTTGTCTCTATTTTTCTCTCCACGTGTGTGGAAGAAAACAAATGCTTGTTGCATCACTTTCTAGACaaacctgaaaataataatgataataataatgatggcatttgttaagcgcttactatatgtggagcactgttctaagcactggggggggatacaaggtgatcaggttgtcccacgtggggctcacagtcttaatcaatccccattttacagatgaagtacctgaggctcagagaagttaagtgacttgcccaaggtcacacagcagacatgtggcggagcggtattagaacccataacctctgactcccaagcccgtgtgcttgccgctgagccactctgcttctcatactgtCAGTATCTGTCAGTGGATGACTTCCCATGCATTTGTGTCTCTCAGGAGTCTGTGTATGTGTTGTGGGGTGGCGGATGAGAAGGAAGTAGATGGGGGAAATGATCGAACCTAAAAGATGGGGATTTTCTTGAGATTCAGGATGAGGTAGATGGGGTTCCTGATGCAGTGAGAGAGTCTTGTGCGGATTCTATAGCTTTCACCAGCAAGAGGATGAAGCTGCCCTCCCCACCTTTAtcaaagcattcagtaaatgttgtGGATTAGAGAGAAAAACTTACAAACTGCTGTGCGAGGAAatgtttccctttcttttttaaaCTACCAGGCTTCAGTGGACTTTCCCATTTCCTACTGTGTCTTCACCCCTTCCATAGTGGATATCCCCGTGAGAAACTTCACGAACTTTCTCTTTCAGTCTTTATCTTTCTAAACTGGACACCGCTAAGCTTTTCAGTCTATCAACATCTGCCTCCATCCATTCTCCTCCACCCTGCTGGCAAGCACTCGGACGCTTCCACAGCTACAGAGAATGGCAACTGTGGAAACTGCTACCTTCACTCCCGTCACCAAGGGTACCTGGCTCCTGAAATGCTATTTGCTTGGTGGGTCAGGGATAAAAACCTGCTGCTGTGGGCTCTCGTCATTTCCATCACTGGGCAGCCAGACATGCTGCTTACCCTGGAAACGACACCCGCTCTCCTCTGTACCATAGAGAAGACTCAGTTCCACCACCCTGACAGGAAAGACAAAACCACTCTCTTCCTGAGGCCTTCCCAAGCCCCTGGAAGACTGGTAGCTGCTGTAGAAGTCACACTGTCTATGGGTGGGCCCTGAATTCTGAGCCCTGTGGAACCTGCAATTCTACTCCTCTAGCCCCAGAACCATGCTGACTTTTCGTTTTATTTCATGCATTTGTGTTGTGGTTTTATGTCTCATCATTCCTCATCTGTCTGTCTTCAGGTCCGTCCCCACTtctacttttagattgtgagccccccttgggactggAACCATGTCTGATTcctaccggagaagcagcgtggcttagtggcaagagcacggccttgggagtcagaggttgtgggttctaaacagggctccgccacttatcagctgtgtgacattgggcaagtcgctcaacttctctgtgcctcagttacctcctctgtaaaatggggtttaagactgtgagccccacgtgggacaacctgattaccttgtatgtagcccagcgcttagaacagtgcttggcacatagtaagcgcttaagaaataccataataatagtaataataattctctcccagggcagagtacagtactctgcacacagcaaggagcgtggctcagtggaaagagcacgggctttggagtcagaggtcatgggttcaaatcccggctccgccaactgtcagctgtgtgactttgggcaagtcacttcatttctctgggtctcagtgacctcatctgtaaaatggggattaaaactgtgagctccccgggacaacctgatcaccttgtaaccctcccagtgcttagaacagtgctttccacgtagtaagcgcttaacaaataccattatcatcacctcTTTAACCTCTCCttcttctatgcagatgactccttaGAGCTCCTATCTCCGACTTGCTCAACAAACCTGTATTTCTTCTTGCTCCCAGGGCCTCTCCACTTGAATGCCCCACAATCTGGGCGGTTGGAACTCCACTTTTCCAAATCGAATGTGTAAGTTTCCTTCCTAAAcccaactctttcctctccactgacGCCTGCCTCGGGGGCTGACAGGCTGGGAAGCTGCCCCTAAGCATGTCCCCAGGAAGGACtccaaggggcagagcctgggctCCCACCatctaaagatcaatcaatcaatcaatcaatcaatcaatcaatcgtatttattgagtgcttactgtgtgcagagtactgtactaagcgcttgggaagtacaagttggcaacatatagagacagtccctacccaacagtgggctcacagtctagaagggggagacagagaacaaaaccaaacatattaacaaaataaaataaatagaatagatatgtacaagtaaaataaataaataaatagagtaataaatatgtacaaacatatatacatatatacaggtgctgtggggaagggaaggaggtaagacgaggggggtggagagggggacaagggggagaggaaggagggggcgaggtgatggagagccttgaagccgagggtgaggagtttctgcctgatgcgcagattgattggtagccactggagatttttgaggaggggagtaacatgcccagagcgtttctggacaaagacaatccgggcagcggagtgaagtatggattgaagtggggagagacacgaggatgggagatcagagaggaggctgatgcagtagtccagacgggataggatgagagcttgaacgagcagggtagcagtttggatggagaggaaagggcggatcttggcaatgttgcggagctgagaccggcagatgaACCAACATAAGCTGCTTTCCTTCAGGCTCCAGTGAGTGACTGTGATTCAAGCATTGCTGccacctcccaggccccagctttcCTGTACCTGCCTTCCCTCAGACCCGTTCCTCCTACTTTATTTTTGATTGGTAAGTCCCCTGCCATCCACCCCCTCCTGCTGGGGAGTCCCCACATGAAAATAACCAATAACGTGTCAATAATTACAACTCTTAGGTGTCATTTTCCAGTACAGCTGCACCACTTTCCCAGTGCCCTGCTCAAAGTGAATGTTTTTGATTCCAGATGGTGACAGGCTGAAGGGGCCAGTGGTCCTCTCCAATAGccggggaagagagggagctgcTGGGAAATTTCTTCCCCCACCCTGGTCTCTGGAAGGGATCATCCCAAATGGGATGGCCAGATCTCCGATTCCAAAAGAGGCTTGTCTGGGGTTCCAAAAATGGGCAAGGGAATCATCTGTTCTCCCCTCAAGCCCCTCAGCCTATCTCTAGCTATTCCATCTGTGGTCGTTCACGTACTGACCCTTAAGTCTCTCAGCACTCTGGGTGGTTTGAGTTACCTCTGCCTCATCATTTGATGTTGATGACCAAACTGACCACCTTAGTTTTCGACCCCCTTAGTCATTTTTGTTGTCTGCAGATGATGAGCATGACAGTATTCTGGAAAGttaaaatataaaataaggaTCACTATTGGCTTTACTTTTAGGAACCTCTGGGTACCCTGGTTAAGAAGAATTTTGCTGACAATGCTAACCAGGGACATAATCTTTGGAATTATTTTCCTCTACCAGAGTGTCTTTGGATTCCTAGGAAACGCAACTGTGTTTGTGGTGTATATGAACAGTTTCATAACTCAGCCCCAGCAGAAGAAGCCCAAAGACCTGATCCTTACCCACCTAACCGTGGCCAACACGGTGACCCTTCTTACCCGTGGGGTCCCAGAGACCATGGTGGCTTTTGGGATGAGGAATATTTTCAATGATGTTGGGTGTCAGAGTGTCATGTACATTAACAGAGTATCTCGTGGCCTTTCCATCTGCACCACCTGTCTTTTGAGTGTCTTCCAAGCTGTCACCATCAGTCCCAGTACCTCTCAGTTGGCTAGGTTCAAACCCAGGGCACCCAAAtacatcctcccttccttcctcttcttctggatCCTCAACATATTGATCTACATCAAAGTGATTATCTCCATTCAAGCAATCAGAAATGTCACCATCGTGGGGCAGGGATATGTTTTGAAATACTGTTCCACTCTTCCGGATCTAGATTTTATCCACTCGATTACCTTTATAAGTGCCATGACTATCCGAGATCTCTTCTTCATATTCCTCATGAGCTGGTCAAGTGGCTACATGGTGAACGTGCTCTATCGGCACCACAAACAAGTCCAGCatatccacagcacctgtgtcacCCCCAGGTCCTCTGCAGAGACCAGAGCCAACCAGACCATCGTGGTCCTGGTCAGTTGCTTTGTTTGCTTTTACTGGATCAACAGCTTTATAACAGTCTATCTGACCAATGTAGTTGATAAAGATCTTCACCTCGAGAGCACAACGGCTTTTCTCTCGGCCTGttacccctccctctgtcccctggtcCTGGTCAGCAGTGATCCCCGGGTCAGGAGGAACTGCTGtgccctggggaaggggagacgtCCCTCTCATCCCATGAGGGCCGTGACCAGTCGAGTCATTCCTGAGCACTAACCTCTGCCTTGGGCCCACCAGTGAGTGGTCCGATCACTAGGCAAAAGCAGATTCTGCGAACAGGCTCTCCCTCTGTAGGAGACCTTCTCTGTCCTTGGACAGCCAGGACAGTGGGAGTTAAGGTTGACCAAATGAAGTGGCATGCTTGCATGTGTGTTTGTCTCTCCCCTGCCTgccttttctcaatcaatcatttgcatttattgagcacttacttcatgtaGCGCACTGTAttcaactcttgggagagtacaatgtgattgagttggtaaacacgagcCCTGTGGAGGAGGAAACCAATCGCCTCTTCGCATTGCTGACCTTCTTCTCTTGCTAACCATTTCACTAGATTTGCAGAATACAAGCATCTGTCTGAACTCTTCACAGTCATTTGCACACAGAGAGATCTAAAGGAAGcagcgggaggcagaagagacagagtttaggtgggtcagggactgtggcccaTCTAAGacccttataggcagggatcacgtctaccataatcttgacattatcctctactcatctccctcattcaacccaccagcaaaatctgtcactgaattctgtccGTTCTACCTCCATacgattgctaaaatccactctttcctctccatccaaactgctaccccgttgATCCACGCACTTATCATGCCTTGACTAaggcaccagcctccttgctgacctccctgccttctgtctcgccccactccagtccacacttcattctgctggccagactttttttctaaaaatacacGGAGTCCACAATTCTCCACTCctaaagaatctccagtggttgccaatccacctccacatcgaacagaatctccttgccattggctttgaagcactcaatcagctcgctccctcctattttaccttgctgagttcctcctacaacccaacccattcATTGCACTCTGTTAATGCCAaccttacttactgtaccttgatctaatCTATCTTGCCACAGATCTTGCCTCTTgcctgggattccctcccccttcaaattctgtcc from Tachyglossus aculeatus isolate mTacAcu1 unplaced genomic scaffold, mTacAcu1.pri scaffold_134_arrow_ctg1, whole genome shotgun sequence carries:
- the LOC119922957 gene encoding vomeronasal type-1 receptor 4-like, translated to MLTRDIIFGIIFLYQSVFGFLGNATVFVVYMNSFITQPQQKKPKDLILTHLTVANTVTLLTRGVPETMVAFGMRNIFNDVGCQSVMYINRVSRGLSICTTCLLSVFQAVTISPSTSQLARFKPRAPKYILPSFLFFWILNILIYIKVIISIQAIRNVTIVGQGYVLKYCSTLPDLDFIHSITFISAMTIRDLFFIFLMSWSSGYMVNVLYRHHKQVQHIHSTCVTPRSSAETRANQTIVVLVSCFVCFYWINSFITVYLTNVVDKDLHLESTTAFLSACYPSLCPLVLVSSDPRRDGSLLEFTSCASLLFEMILEIFPGTRTFSLNEATIPLEWLDQTKCLLQWEEKIVHSLDRSQTPVTDSVTAITFDTAITGPGERNSRHPVLITAASHAYPLKPQTQAFHRMTGCKHRQPQAAIADRSSMCCRESEEVIREFWDQQEVFPVTHHSSVFYIYFSNFVFFCLWHIGSLLLLLPAITGQSPPTGATNLKDKENGLGKWVAVEVEARQFKSSCPDFIYRTHV